In Populus nigra chromosome 1, ddPopNigr1.1, whole genome shotgun sequence, one genomic interval encodes:
- the LOC133681197 gene encoding cinnamoyl-CoA reductase 1-like translates to MPVDTSSLPCQGQTVCVTGAGGFIASWIVKLLLEKGYSVKGTVRNPADPKNSHLRELEGAQERLTLCKADILDYESLKEATQGCDGVFHTACPVTDDPDKVMEPAVNGTKNVIMAAAEAKVRRVVFTSSIGTVYMDPNRSPDVVVDESCWSDLEYCKNTKNWYCYGKTVAEQDAWDVARKKGVDLVVVNPVVVLGPLLQPTVNASILHILKYLTGSAKTYANAVQAYVHVRDVAVAHILVFETPSASGRYICFEKMLHRGEVVEILAKFFPEYPIPTKCSDEKNPRKQNYKLTNQKIKDLGIEFVPVKQCLYETVKSLQEKGILPILKHAEDSVKIQ, encoded by the exons ATGCCTGTCGATACTTCATCACTTCCATGCCAAGGCCAAACTGTCTGTGTCACCGGGGCTGGTGGCTTCATTGCTTCATGGATTGTTAAGCTTCTTCTAGAGAAAGGTTACTCTGTTAAAGGAACTGTGAGGAACCCAG CTGATCCCAAGAATTCCCATTTGAGGGAGCTTGAAGGAGCTCAAGAAAGATTAACTTTATGCAAGGCTGATATTCTTGATTATGAGTCTCTTAAAGAGGCTACTCAAGGGTGTGATGGAGTTTTCCATACTGCTTGTCCTGTCACGGACGATCCG GACAAGGTGATGGAGCCAGCAGTGAATGGAACCAAGAATGTGATCATGGCAGCAGCTGAGGCCAAAGTCCGACGAGTGGTTTTCACGTCCTCAATTGGTACTGTGTACATGGACCCCAATAGGAGCCCTGATGTTGTCGTTGATGAATCTTGCTGGAGTGATCTTGAGTATTGCAAGAACACCAAg AATTGGTATTGCTATGGAAAGACCGTGGCAGAGCAGGATGCATGGGATGTGGCTAGGAAGAAAGGAGTTGACCTAGTGGTGGTGAACCCAGTGGTGGTGCTTGGACCATTGTTGCAACCCACTGTCAATGCTAGCATCCTTCACATCCTCAAGTACCTAACCGGCTCAGCCAAGACATATGCTAACGCTGTTCAAGCTTATGTGCATGTTAGGGATGTGGCCGTAGCCCACATTTTAGTCTTCGAGACACCTTCTGCCTCCGGCCGTTACATTTGCTTTGAGAAAATGCTTCACCGTGGAGAGGTGGTGGAAATCCTTGCAAAGTTCTTCCCGGAGTATCCCATCCCCACCAA GTGTTCTGATGAGAAGAacccaagaaaacaaaactacaaGCTCACAAACCAGAAGATCAAGGATCTGGGCATCGAATTCGTCCCAGTAAAACAGTGCTTGTATGAAACTGTTAAGAGCTTGCAGGAAAAGGGTATCCTTCCAATCCTAAAACATGCTGAAGACTCTGTGAAAATTCAATAA